The Capsicum annuum cultivar UCD-10X-F1 unplaced genomic scaffold, UCD10Xv1.1 ctg65523, whole genome shotgun sequence genome has a window encoding:
- the LOC124893811 gene encoding glutamate receptor 3.7-like, with protein sequence MVLRRGSGNGGVMAVVDELPYIELFLQNRTDFGIIGRPFTKSGWGFAFKKDSPLATDMSTAILKLAESGKLQEIHEKWFCQLGCSTDRRKDSEPNQLHLSSFWALYLLSGAATLFALLIFLLRSIRQYIRYKRKHTDLSSPSNTRCSQAIYSFFDFIDEKEEAIKRIFAQHDSSQAQTNGS encoded by the exons ATGGTTCTGCGACGAGGCTCAGGAAATGGAGGGGTGATGGCAGTTGTTGATGAACTTCCATACATAGAGTTGTTCCTTCAAAATCGTACTGATTTTGGGATCATTGGCCGACCATTTACTAAGAGCGGATGGGGTTTT GCGTTCAAAAAGGATTCTCCTCTAGCTACAGACATGTCAACAGCAATCCTCAAACTGGCCGAGAGTGGGAAACTTCAAGAGATACACGAAAAATGGTTTTGCCAATTAGGTTGTTCAACAGATAGGAGAAAAGACTCAGAGCCTAACCAGCTTCACCTGAGCAGCTTCTGGGCACTCTATCTTTTATCTGGTGCTGCCACTCTCTTTGCTTTATTAATCTTCTTACTCAGAAGTATTCGCCAATATATACGATACAAAAGGAAGCATACAGACCTTTCTTCTCCCTCAAACACCAGATGTTCACAGGCGATCTATAGTTTCTTTGACTTTATTGATGAGAAGGAAGAAGCCATCAAAAGAATTTTTGCTCAGCATGATAGTTCTCAAGCTCAAACAAATGGATCTTAA